A stretch of Procambarus clarkii isolate CNS0578487 chromosome 20, FALCON_Pclarkii_2.0, whole genome shotgun sequence DNA encodes these proteins:
- the LOC138366857 gene encoding collagen alpha-5(IV) chain-like: MYRSERQLLCDKPPRAGNVRTQATHLTYLGQGSGSLLWNTSGDTGAPAVEHSGGHGSPSCGTLRGTREPQLWNTPGDTGAPAVEHSGGHGSPSCGTLRGTREPQLWNTPGDTGAPAVEHPKGHGSPSCGTLRGTREPQLWNTPGDTGAPAVEHSGGHGSPSCGTPRGTREPQLWNTPGDTGAPAVEHSGGHGSPSCGTLRGTREPQLWNTPGDTGAPAVEHSGGHGSPSCGTLRGTREPQLWNTPGDTGASCGTLRGTREPQLWNTPGDTGAPAVEHPRGHGSQLWNTPGDTGASCGTLRGTREPQLWNTPGDTGAPAVEHPGGHESQLWNTPGNTGAPAVEHSGGHGSPSCGTPRGTREPQLWNTPGDTGAPAVEHSGGHGSPSCGTPRGTREPAVEHSGEHGSPSCGTLRGTREPAVEHSGEHGSPSCGTPRGTREPQLWNTPGDTGAPAVEHSGGHGSQLWNTPGDTGAPAVEHPGGHGSQLWNTPGNTGAPAVEHSGGHGSPSCGTLRGTREPQLWNTPGDTGAPAVEHSGGHGSPSCGTPRGTREPAVEHSGEHGSPSCGTLRGTREPQLWNTPGDTGAPAVEHSGGHGSPSCGTLRGTREPQLWNTPGDTGASCGTLRGTREPQLWNTPGDTGAPAVEHSGGHGSPSCGTPRGTREPQLWNTPGDSGAPAVEHSEGHGSQLWNTPGDTGAPAVEHPGGHGSQLWNTPGNTGAPAVEHPGGHGSQLWNTPGNTGAPAVEHSGGHGSPSCGTLRGTREPQLWNTPGDTGAPAVEHSEGHGSQLWNTPGDTGAPAVEHPGGHGSQLWNTPGNTGAPAVEHPGGHGSHLWNTPGNTGAPAVEHSGGHGSPSCGTLRGTREPQLWNTPGDTGAPAVEHSGGHGSQLWNTPGDTGAPAVEHPGGHGSQLWNTPGDTGAPAVEHPGGHGSQLWNTPGNTGAPAVEHSGGHGSPSCGTLRGTREPQLWNTPGDTGAPAVEHPGGHGSQLWNTPGNTGAPAVEHSGGHGSPSCGTLRGTREPQLWNTPGDTGAPAVEHSGGHGSPSCGTPRGTREPQLWNTPGDTGAPAVEHSGGHGSPSCGTPSDTGLQ; this comes from the exons ATGTACAGGTCCGAGCGTCAATTACTGTGTGATAAACCTCCCAGAG CCGGAAACGTGcgcacccaagcaacccacctaacctatctggGTCAaggctctgggtcactactgtggAACACCTCGGGGGACACGGGAGCCCCAGCTGTGGAACACTCCGGGGGACACGGGAGCCCCAGCTGTGGAACACTCCGGGGGACACGGGAGCCCCAGCTGTGGAACACTCCGGGGGACACGGGAGCCCCAGCTGTGGAACACTCCGGGGGACACGGGAGCCCCAGCTGTGGAACACTCCGAGGGACACGGGAGCCCCAGCTGTGGAACACTCCGGGGGACACGGGAGCCCCAGCTGTGGAACACCCCAAGGGACACGGGAGCCCCAGCTGTGGAACACTCCGGGGGACACGGGAGCCCCAGCTGTGGAACACTCCGGGGGACACGGGAGCCCCAGCTGTGGAACACTCCGGGGGACACGGGAGCCCCAGCTGTGGAACACCCCGGGGGACACGGGAGCCCCAGCTGTGGAACACTCCGGGGGACACGGGAGCCCCAGCTGTGGAACACTCCGGGGGACACGGGAGCCCCAGCTGTGGAACACTCCGGGGGACACGGGAGCCCCAGCTGTGGAACACTCCGGGGGACACGGGAGCCCCAGCTGTGGAACACTCCGGGGGACACGGGAGCCCCAGCTGTGGAACACTCCGGGGGACACGGGAGCCCCAGCTGTGGAACACCCCGGGGGACACGGGAGCCAGCTGTGGAACACTCCGGGGGACACGGGAGCCCCAGCTGTGGAACACTCCGGGGGACACGGGAGCCCCAGCTGTGGAACACCCCAGGGGACACGGGAGCCAGCTGTGGAACACTCCGGGGGACACGGGAGCCAGCTGTGGAACACTCCGGGGGACACGGGAGCCCCAGCTGTGGAACACTCCGGGGGACACGGGAGCCCCAGCTGTGGAACACCCCGGGGGACACGAGAGCCAGCTGTGGAACACTCCGGGGAACACGGGAGCCCCAGCTGTGGAACACTCCGGGGGACACGGGAGCCCCAGCTGTGGAACACCCCGGGGGACTCGGGAGCCCCAGCTGTGGAACACCCCGGGGGACACGGGAGCCCCAGCTGTGGAACACTCCGGGGGACACGGGAGCCCCAGCTGTGGAACACCCCGGGGGACACGGGAGCCAGCTGTGGAACACTCCGGGGAACACGGGAGCCCCAGCTGTGGAACACTCCGGGGGACACGGGAGCCAGCTGTGGAACACTCCGGGGAACACGGGAGCCCCAGCTGTGGAACACCCCGGGGGACACGGGAGCCCCAGCTGTGGAACACTCCGGGGGACACGGGAGCCCCAGCTGTGGAACACTCCGGGGGACACGGGAGCCAGCTGTGGAACACTCCGGGGGACACGGGAGCCCCAGCTGTGGAACACCCCGGGGGACACGGGAGCCAGCTGTGGAACACTCCGGGGAACACGGGAGCCCCAGCTGTGGAACACTCCGGGGGACACGGGAGCCCCAGCTGTGGAACACTCCGGGGGACACGGGAGCCCCAGCTGTGGAACACTCCGGGGGACACGGGAGCCCCAGCTGTGGAACACTCCGGGGGACACGGGAGCCCCAGCTGTGGAACACCCCGGGGGACACGGGAGCCAGCTGTGGAACACTCCGGGGAACACGGGAGCCCCAGCTGTGGAACACTCCGGGGGACACGGGAGCCCCAGCTGTGGAACACTCCGGGGGACACGGGAGCCCCAGCTGTGGAACACTCCGGGGGACACGGGAGCCCCAGCTGTGGAACACTCCGGGGGACACGGGAGCCCCAGCTGTGGAACACCCCGGGGGACACGGGAGCCAGCTGTGGAACACTCCGGGGAACACGGGAGCCCCAGCTGTGGAACACCCCGGGGGACACGGGAGCCCCAGCTGTGGAACACTCCGGGGGACACGGGAGCCCCAGCTGTGGAACACCCCGGGGGACTCGGGAGCCCCAGCTGTGGAACACCCCGGGGGACTCGGGAGCCCCAGCTGTGGAACACTCCGAGGGACACGGGAGCCAGCTGTGGAACACTCCGGGGGACACGGGAGCCCCAGCTGTGGAACACCCCGGGGGACACGGGAGCCAGCTGTGGAACACTCCGGGGAACACGGGAGCCCCAGCTGTGGAACACCCCGGGGGACACGGGAGCCAGCTGTGGAACACTCCGGGGAACACGGGAGCCCCAGCTGTGGAACACTCCGGGGGACACGGGAGCCCCAGCTGTGGAACACTCCGGGGGACACGGGAGCCCCAGCTGTGGAACACTCCGGGGGACACGGGAGCCCCAGCTGTGGAACACTCCGAGGGACACGGGAGCCAGCTGTGGAACACTCCGGGGGACACGGGAGCCCCAGCTGTGGAACACCCCGGGGGACACGGGAGCCAGCTGTGGAACACTCCGGGGAACACGGGAGCCCCAGCTGTGGAACACCCCGGGGGACACGGGAGCCACCTGTGGAACACTCCGGGGAACACGGGAGCCCCAGCTGTGGAACACTCCGGGGGACACGGGAGCCCCAGCTGTGGAACACTCCGGGGGACACGGGAGCCCCAGCTGTGGAACACTCCGGGGGACACGGGAGCCCCAGCTGTGGAACACTCCGGGGGACACGGGAGCCAGCTGTGGAACACTCCGGGGGACACGGGAGCCCCAGCTGTGGAACACCCCGGGGGACACGGGAGCCAGCTGTGGAACACCCCGGGGGACACGGGAGCCCCAGCTGTGGAACACCCCGGGGGACACGGGAGCCAGCTGTGGAACACTCCGGGGAACACGGGAGCCCCAGCTGTGGAACACTCCGGGGGACACGGGAGCCCCAGCTGTGGAACACTCCGGGGGACACGGGAGCCCCAGCTGTGGAACACTCCGGGGGACACGGGAGCCCCAGCTGTGGAACACCCCGGGGGACACGGGAGCCAGCTGTGGAACACTCCGGGGAACACGGGAGCCCCAGCTGTGGAACACTCCGGGGGACACGGGAGCCCCAGCTGTGGAACACTCCGGGGGACACGGGAGCCCCAGCTGTGGAACACCCCGGGGGACACGGGAGCCCCAGCTGTGGAACACTCCGGGGGACACGGGAGCCCCAGCTGTGGAACACCCCGGGGGACACGGGAGCCCCAGCTGTGGAACACTCCGGGGGACACGGGAGCCCCAGCTGTGGAACACTCCGGGGGACACGGGAGCCCCAGCTGTGGAACACCCTCTGACACGGGATTGCAGTAA